One region of Exiguobacterium acetylicum genomic DNA includes:
- a CDS encoding response regulator transcription factor → MSEEARILVVDDEERIRRLLKMYLERENFTIEEADNGETALEMALETEYDVILLDLMMPKMDGMQVCEELRKTKATPIVMLTAKGEETNRVHGFEMGADDYIVKPFSPREVVLRVKAILRRASATKFLHTDAKTKDVIVFPHLTIDNDAHRVTVESQEVNLTPKEYELLYFLAKQTDKVFSREQLLKEVWNYEFFGDLRTVDTHVKRLREKLNRLSPNAAQMITTVWGVGYKFENSPT, encoded by the coding sequence ATGTCAGAAGAAGCACGTATTTTAGTCGTCGACGATGAAGAACGGATTCGTCGCCTGTTGAAGATGTATCTGGAGCGGGAAAATTTCACGATCGAGGAAGCAGACAATGGAGAGACGGCGCTTGAAATGGCGCTTGAGACAGAATACGATGTCATTCTCCTCGACTTGATGATGCCGAAGATGGACGGGATGCAAGTCTGTGAAGAACTGCGGAAAACGAAAGCGACACCAATCGTCATGTTGACGGCAAAAGGCGAAGAGACGAACCGCGTCCATGGGTTTGAGATGGGGGCAGATGATTATATCGTCAAACCATTCAGTCCACGCGAAGTCGTCTTGCGTGTCAAAGCGATCCTTCGCCGGGCAAGTGCGACGAAATTCCTCCACACGGATGCGAAAACAAAAGATGTCATCGTCTTCCCACACTTGACGATCGACAATGATGCGCACCGCGTGACGGTCGAATCGCAAGAAGTCAATTTAACACCAAAAGAATACGAACTCCTGTATTTCTTAGCAAAACAAACGGACAAGGTATTCTCGCGGGAACAATTACTCAAGGAAGTCTGGAACTATGAATTTTTCGGAGATCTACGGACAGTCGATACACACGTCAAACGTCTGCGTGAAAAGCTGAATCGTTTGTCTCCGAACGCCGCTCAAATGATCACGACGGTCTGGGGTGTCGGATACAAGTTCGAGAATAGTCCGACCTGA